The Anas acuta chromosome 7, bAnaAcu1.1, whole genome shotgun sequence genome has a window encoding:
- the LGI1 gene encoding leucine-rich glioma-inactivated protein 1 isoform X4 — MGLPHLEYLFIENNSIKSISRNTFRGLKSLIHLSLANNNLQSLPKDIFKGLDSLTNVDLRGNAFNCDCKLKWLVEWLGSTNATVEDIYCESPPEYKKRKINSLSPKEFDCIITEFEVYQSLPYQSLSVDTFSYMNDEHVVIAQPFTGKCIFLEWDHVEVMFRNYDNITGTSTVVCKPIVIESQLYVIVAQLFGGSHIYKRDIFANKFIKIQDIEILKIRKPNDIETFRIAEDWYFVVADSSKAGFTTVYKWNGNGFYSHQSLHAWYRDTDVEYLEISGKPHLILSSSSQRPVIYQWNKGTNEFVKRFDIQDMEDAYAVKHFKVKEDVYICLTRFIGDSKVMKWGGSAFLDLQRMPSRGSMVFQPLQISNYQYAILGSDYSFTQVYYWDAEKAKFVKFQELNIQAPRSFIHVSIDKRDFLFASSFKGTTLIYKHVIVDLSA; from the exons GAGTCTCGCAAATAATAATCTCCAATCGCTTCCAAAAGACATATTCAAAGGCTTGGATTCTTTAACAAATGT AGATCTTAGAGGCAATGCATTTAATTGTGACTGCAAACTGAAGTGGTTAGTGGAGTGGCTGGGCAGCACCAATGCAACTGTGGAAGACATTTACTGTGAAAGCCCACCAGAATACAAGAAGCGCAAAATCAATAGCCTCTCACCGAAAGAATTTGATTGTATTATTACAG AATTTGAAGTTTATCAGTCCCTGCCATACCAATCTCTGTCAGTAGATACTTTCTCATACATGAATGATGAACATGTGGTTATTGCTCAGCCCTTCACTGGAAAATGCATCTTTCTCGAATGGGACCATGTAGAAGTGATGTTCAGGAATTATGACAACATAACAG gtACTTCAACTGTTGTGTGTAAACCCATAGTTATTGAGAGTCAGCTATATGTCATTGTCGCGCAGCTGTTTGGAGGCTCCCACATATATAAAAGAGATATTTTTGCTAATAAGTTTATAAAAATTCAAGATATTGAAATCCTTAAAATACGAAAACCCAATGACATTGAAACGTTCAGGATTGCTGAAGACTGGTATTTTGTCGTTGCAGACAGTTCAAAAGCTGGTTTCACCACTGTTTACAAATGGAATGGGAATGGATTTTATTCCCATCAGTCTCTGCATGCCTGGTACAGAGATACTGATGTGGAGTATCTTGAAATATCCGGCAAACCGCATTTAATTCTGTCAAGTAGTTCCCAAAGACCTGTAATATATCAATGGAACAAAGGAACAAATGAATTTGTTAAGCGTTTTGATATCCAAGATATGGAAGATGCATATGCAGTGAAACATTTCAAGGTGAAAGAGGATGTATACATTTGTTTAACAAGATTTATTGGGGACTCTAAAGTAATGAAATGGGGTGGTTCAGCATTTCTGGATTTACAAAGGATGCCATCCCGAGGGTCAATGGTATTCCAACCACTTCAGATAAGTAATTATCAATATGCCATTCTTGGAAGTGATTATTCTTTCACTCAAGTCTATTATTGGGATGctgagaaagcaaaatttgtGAAGTTTCAAGAATTAAACATACAGGCACCAAGATCTTTCATACATGTCTCCATCGATAAACGagattttctctttgcttcaaGTTTTAAGGGAACTACATTGATTTATAAACATGTCATAGTTGACTTAAGCGCATGA